The following coding sequences are from one Acidobacteriota bacterium window:
- a CDS encoding biotin/lipoate A/B protein ligase family protein, which yields MIDPSLDGSRNMAIDEALLDTCASRGRESCFPVLRFYQWKTPTISIGYNQKVEESVDPEFCRRMGIEVTRRPTGGKAVLHDRELTYSITADCSDHPFTSSVAENYIIISEAIIEGLRVLGIDAIIADAGIPAYDPFSREHCFSRLSRYEISYRQLKIVGSAQRRRKKAFLQHGSLLLDMDRVLLAGALRSEGIQQAGSQFVTISEAAEREVSFDELAETLAKSFQKTFGVSLLRGSLSQKERNLAEELLIRKYITAAGG from the coding sequence TTGATAGATCCTTCTCTCGATGGATCGAGGAACATGGCCATCGACGAAGCTCTTCTCGATACCTGTGCTTCGAGAGGAAGAGAATCCTGTTTTCCGGTGCTGAGATTCTATCAATGGAAGACTCCAACGATTTCAATCGGATACAACCAGAAGGTTGAAGAATCGGTCGATCCGGAGTTCTGCAGGAGGATGGGGATAGAGGTAACGCGGAGGCCAACCGGTGGAAAAGCCGTCCTCCATGATCGGGAACTGACTTATAGCATCACGGCAGATTGTTCCGATCATCCTTTCACTAGTTCCGTAGCGGAAAATTACATAATCATATCTGAAGCCATTATAGAGGGGCTTAGAGTATTAGGCATTGATGCCATTATCGCCGACGCGGGGATTCCAGCTTATGATCCATTCTCCAGGGAGCACTGTTTCAGCAGACTATCTCGATACGAAATCTCTTACAGGCAACTCAAGATTGTCGGTTCGGCTCAGAGAAGGAGGAAGAAAGCATTCCTTCAGCACGGCTCTTTGTTACTCGATATGGACAGAGTGCTGCTTGCCGGGGCATTGAGATCGGAAGGGATTCAGCAAGCAGGATCTCAATTTGTGACGATAAGCGAAGCGGCGGAAAGAGAGGTGAGCTTTGATGAGCTCGCCGAAACGCTGGCGAAAAGCTTCCAGAAAACGTTTGGAGTTTCTTTACTGAGGGGATCTCTATCGCAGAAGGAAAGAAACCTTGCGGAGGAGCTGCTGATTCGCAAGTATATAACCGCTGCGGGCGGATGA